ACCATCCCTATTGTAGGTGTGTATTCGTTACCATCAAATACTAGCGACATTAACCATAAAATAAACATAGGGGCTACTAACATAAGACCTATCGTTCGTTTATCTCTCAAGAACTGACGAATAATTCGTATAACCATCGCTCTTATTCTCATCCTCTTACACCCCCGAATGTTAAAAAGGCTTCTTCTAGAGTGTTAGCTCTCGTTTGGGCTTTTAACTCCTCTGGTGTACCGAGTCCGATTAAGCACCCTTCTCGTATCATACCGAGGCGAGAACACTTCTCTGCTTCATCCATGACATGTGTTGTTACGATGATTGTTTTTCCGTTATCTTTTAATCTTCTTAATTCATCCCAAATCGATTGTCTTAAGATAGGATCAATCCCAACAGTCGGCTCATCTAATAATAAAACTTCTGGCTCATGAACAATAGCAATAGCAAGTGATAACCGCCGCTTCATTCCTCCAGAAAACTGGTGAACAGGCTTTTTCTTTTCTGGTAGCAGGTTGACCAGTTCTAATACTTTATCAATTCTTTGTTGCTTTACCTGGCCTTTTAAACCATAAATCGTAGCAAAAAAATCAATGTTTTCAAATGCTGTTAGTTCATTATATAACGCATCTGATTGTGCCATAAAACCAATTTTATTCATCATCTTTAAATTAGGCATCTTAGTGTCTAAAACCGATATCGACCCTTCAGTTACTTCATCTATTCCACCTATCATTTTTACGAGTGTTGTTTTTCCAGCTCCAGATGGACCAAGTAAACCAAAAAACTCTCCGAAGGAAATGTCAAATGTTACATCTTGTAGCGCAGCTTTTTTACCAAACCTCTTTGTTACATGACTAACTGAAATACAAGTATCATTATTCACGTTGTATCCCCCCATTTTAGTGAGTGATTACTCACTTTTATTATACGTTGCATTTCAATTATATGTAAATGTTTTTTTGCTCTTTTCGCATAGATTGTTGGTTTACGTACTATAAATAAACTCGTTACATTTTCTCTGCTATAAAACGATGACTGTTGAGTATTTTCTATATTGCAACAAAATTTACGAAAAGAGCCTGTATTTTTGTTGTGATAATTACATTGGCATAGGTAAATGGTGTTTTGATCTGATTGACCCTAGTCATTAATGTAATTGTTGAAGCTGAGTTTCTGTTATGCGAAAACAGCTTTTAATTTTTTTCGTTAATCTCTGCCTTTTCAGCCTTTCTTAAACTGTTAAACACTAATTCATAAGACCTATCAATCATTTGTAAGATTTGTTTATTTGGTACTGTGCCATCAACTGTAATTGTATTCCAATGTCGCTTGTTTAAATGATAACCTGGTTTAATGGCTGGATATTGCTCACGAAGCATTTCATTAACATCTGGCTCACATTTTAAGCTAATGGCAGGATGGGTTTCTCCTTGAGACAAAATAGCAAACATTTTAGTTCCTACCTTCATCACATGCGCATCATCCCCAAATGGAAAATCCTCATAAGCACCTCGTTTTGTTAAACAACTTTCCTGCAGCTCTTTGAAATCCATCTTATCTCTCCTTTTTATGATTTTGATGATTTTGTTTATCCGTTTCATATGTAATTTTCTTCTAAAATATAATCAATAGCTTGTTCGATAAACTTAACAACTTCGTCATTCATCGGATATAGTCCTAGCTTTTTAGATTTCTCCTTTGATTTGCGAACTTCCCAAAATTTCAGTTCCAGTTCTTCATCTCCATGAAAGGTTTCTTTCGACAGTAATAGGATATCTTCTGCAATGAGTTGACCTTCTGCAGATTCTGGTTTTATGCTGTTTTTCAAACATAACTCCACCCTCCTAATAATGTTAATCCACTTCTTAGTTTGCTCATCGTCCTCGCCCATTTTTGGAAGGTTATTTGAGAGTGCATCAACTTCCTTTTCATTAAAAAACTCCTTCCAAATCATTTCTTTTTGTTCTGCTGACTTACGATGTTGATATTCATCTATTAGTGGTAACAAAACCTCCCAATTTAATTGTTGTTCTACTCTTATACTAGTTAAAATCGTCGTTGTATGATTCAACGACCCTTGTAGCTCAAGAATTTGGTTCTCTAATGACTTTTTATGGACAACTAAAATGTCTTGAACTGTGATTTGATCTAGAACTTTTTTAATGTCATCAAGAGAAAGTGTGAGAGCTTTCAGTATTGTAATCTTTTCTAGTTTAAGCATATCTCCCTCTGAATAAAGACGTCGGCCGTTGTCTTCTTTAATCGTCGGTTCGACGAGTCCTATTTGATCATAGTAACGAAGCGTTCGTACGGAAAGATGAAGCTTCTTTGAAGCGTCACCCGTTGAATAATATGTCACTTCTATTCCCCCTATTAGCAAGCACAATAATTTCATAACAAACTACTCCTAAATTAAGAAAAATAACTTTCTAAAAACCATTTAGGTAAAACATTTCTATGGATATACGAATTTTTCGGAGCATCTTTTCTTCTATAAAAAGGTGAATGTTGAGCAAAATCTTCCTTTATAGGAACTATATCAACAAAGTTTACGGATAGTTATTTTCATAACGATTGTTAAAAAATGCCATCTATTCTGACAATATCCCATAAAACACTTTAGAAAAAGTACTTGCAGGTGACGTTACGTCACCTTTTACAATAATTGTATCATATGGAATTTATTCATATCGAAGTCATTCACCATTCTTACTAAAACATACATTAATTTGGAGGATTTATTTATGGAAAGTATACAAATTACACGATTCGATTTTAAAGATGAAGTTTGGACATGGAAGGAATTCATAGGAGCACTTATAGTAGCATTCGTTGTTGTACCCATACTTATTGAATATTTATTACATGCATATATAAATAATATATTAGCAAACGATCTATATGCAGGTACCTTCACTGGGCTAATTATGGCAATATGTTTTCTATATAGTATTTATATGATTTCATTAAAGCCTCATCATTTAACATGGAAGGATATTGGTCTACGATCGTTTCCAATTCAATATTTGACATGGATTATACTTTGGATAATACTTTTAATCATTGTTGGCGTCATTTTACTATTTGCTATGTCGTGGTTTGGAGTTAGCTATGAAAATAGTAAAACAGCTAGTATTCAATCGCAGGTCACTCCTGTTAACTTTATCATTGGGTTTGTATCTGCTAGTGTAATTTCTCCTTTTTATGAAGAAATTTTTTATCGGGGGTTTATTTATAAATGGCTAAGGGCGAAATGGGGGATATATACCGGTATGTCGGTTAGCTCATTAATCTTTATGCTCGTTCACATACCAACATATAATGTGCTGCCAATCACTTTTGTAAGTGGACTTGTTTTTTCATGGACATACGAACGGACAGGGTCGGTCATACCAGCTATGATCATTCATGGTTGCTTTAATGGTATTGCTGTAGTAGTTACAGCTTTGGCCTAGTATCACATATAAGGAGTTAGCTAGGGTTTAATTTCAGAGGTCATATTGAAAATTGAAATGAGAGTCCAAAGCTCTTTTAAAAATTAGGAGGAGAAGTTCGTTATGGATTTCGTGCTAGAACATAAATGGATTTTTTTAATTATTGCTGAAATCTTCTTTTGGGTGTTTATGATATCATTTTTGACTGTTCGCTATTGGTTTGGGTTAAAAAAGCTGAGCATGCTTTTATTTCTCATTTTTATCATAAATGATCTATGGATTGCAGCAATGGGGTTTTTTGATTATTTAAAAACAGGAGATTTTACGAGCTATCAGATCATTATTTTAGTTATTATCGTCTACGCTCTCACATACGGTAAAGCAGATGCACAAAAGTTAGATACTATTATTCAACAAAAAGTTGCTCTTTGGAAAGGAGAACCTATCCCTCAAGCTAAACCAGCTAAAGTACTATATGGTAAAGCTCATGCCAAAAATCAACGAAAACAATTTTTTTCTCACTTTCTTATCTTTGCTATTGTACATTTCATATTATTCATTTCTTACGGTTTGTCAGAAGAAATTGTTAATATTAACAGCATCGAACAACTATTTACAGTTTGGCTTAACAATAAAAATGCTACTTTCCCTTTTAACAACGCAATTGTAAATAACCTAAGCAGAATTTGGATGATCATTCTAACACTTGATGCGGTGATCTCACTATCATATTCAGTCTTTCCAAAATCGAATAAAGCAGCTTCTTCATAACAAGTAGGACAACGGTAAAACTACTAGCGCTGGGAGATTTCCCTAGCGCTTGTTATCATTTCACGTAAGAAAGCCTCTATATCATGTCGACAACAGTATAATAAAAAAATTAGGCTGTTATAGGATTGCTTCTACAGCTTAAAAAATAATACTAATCGAACATTTTTAGTTACCCTAACTTTAATAGAATAATAAGAAAGATTGTGAAAAGAGCTTTTACAAAAGGCTATTTTCGTATAATATATTGCTTTTATTCACATATTTTCAACCGCATGCAGTGGTTTGGTATACTTTGATTTGCAGAAGAAAGGCTGTCACTAACTCTATATTTATACGTGTTAAGACCTTAGTACGAATAACAACAGTTTATGCGAAAACAGCCTACAAATAACAACTAAACTCATTACCTCCTTCCACCTAAATATCATACACAAAAAATGTAATTATTCCCTCTTCACAATAACCTAGCTACTAAACTACGATTGGATATACATACCATTGAAATGAATTAGACATCTATACTAATATCAACAAAGATTAGTTACTAAGTAATGTGCTCATTTACTTATAGCTCTCAAATTTTATTAATTGTATAATATGTGACTATAGCATTCTATCTTCCATTATTAGTAATAATAATCAATCATCATTGGAACAAGGGGAAAATATGAAAAGGTATAAAATGATTTTTAAGTCTTTAAGTGTCATGGCAGGATTGTTTTTGCTTTTTGCATTCGTTATTGGCATTGTTCAATCTGCTATGAGTATTAATTACACACCTACAAAAGCAAGTCAACAAACAAGCATACTAGAATTAGAGCCTAATAGCGCTTTTACTCCTGTATACGATAATAGGAAGGAAGAATTCACCATTGTAGGGTATTTACAAAATGGACATACATTCGAGATACTACGTGATTATAGCAATGAATGGTGGCAAATTTCCTTTGGTAACGGAAATGGATATGTAAAAAAAACAGATGTCATTGTTAATGAAGAACCATACAGATTGAAGTCTACCAAAAACACAAACGATATGTTTATTACGATTAAAGAAACAAATATATTTGAACAACCATCAGATTCTCTTCATCCTATCGCAACGATTGCTCAAAACTTAAGATATCCTATCATGTCTGAGTCAAACGATTATTATGAAGTGAAGGTAGCAGGTAAGGTCGGCTATGTAAAAAAGTCAGACGTAGAACTTGATGATGGGATTCCAATATTAATGTACCACCATTTTTCATACGATGAAGACAATCTTTACCCTGGTAATCTCAATATCATTCCTCCGCATGAATTTTCTCAGCAAATGACTATATTAGCTGAGGAAGAAGTTGAAACTATTACACTCACAGATTTAGAAGGTTATCTAAATGGTACGACGAATTTACCTGGAAAAGTCGTCGCGTTGACATTTGATGATGGGCTACAGTCTGTTAATGAATATGCTTATCCAGTATTAAAAACCAATAAACAACTTGGAAATTTATTTATTATAACTGGCCGTACTCCGAATGAAGGGGCACCATATAATCCAAAAGCTACAAAATTTCAATATTTGAGTACTCAAATAATTGATAACATGAGAGATGTTTTTTCCGTTTCCGCTCATACACATAATATGCATCGGCTAAAAGGACAAACAAGTCACTTAGTCGCTAAGCCTCTTGAAGAAGTACAAGAAGATTTACGATTGAATAAATCAATCTTGGAGACAGATTACTTTGCTTATCCTTTTGGCAAATATAATAAAGATATAGTAAAAGTTGTGAAAGAGGAAGGGTTTAAAATGGCTTTTACAACTAAACGAGGCTATGTAAAAAAAGGTGATGATCCACACCTATTGAACCGCTTGAATGTTCCTCCTGGAATGACGATAAATGAATATAAAAAACTCGTTGGAATTGACTAATGTTACTGTGGTGAACGTTTAAAATCCTAGTGTAAATCTTTCTAAAAAAGCAATTAGAGACACGACGGGGAGGTCACTACCTTCGATGTTGACGAGCAAATAGTCACATTTACTTGGATTGAAGAGATATAGAGCGGCTTCTCAATTTTTCTCGCGAAGAGAAGCCTCTTTTTTTGTAGTTGGATAGTAAAAGCAGATATTCGGTTAGTAAAAGGTGATTTTTAGATAGTATAGCAGCTTTTTGGATAGTAAAATCAAGTATTTGGATAGTAAAAGGGCATTTTTCGATAGTAAACGCAGATATTTGGATAGTAAAAGATCATTTTTCGATAGTAAAAGTAGCTATTTGGATAGTAAAAGATCATTTTTCGATAGTAAAAGCAGTTATTTGGATAGTAAAAGATCATTTTCGATAGTAAACGCAGCTTTTTGGATAGTAAAAGATCATTTTTCGATAGTAAAAGCAGTTATTTGGATAGTAAAAGCCGCTATCTGGATAGTAACCGTGCTAATTTGGACAATAAAGTAATCTATGGACAAATACCGCTAGCCAACATAGCCAGTGAAAAATTTCTAGGAATCCCTGCAGTGTTGATTATAATAATAAGTTACTTTTACGTACCTGGATATTCTATCTTTTTTGATTTACAGGCTTTTAGCTGGAAAAATAATCTTAGTCTGTATGCAATTATTTTTCTAGGCTATGTAATTACAACAAGCTTTTATAAACAACAAACGAATACAAGTAGTAAAGATAAAAACAGTCAAACTTGAGTGTGAGTGTCTTGTAATAAACTCAATGAACATTGAACAATAATGCCAATGAAATGGATTCTGTTATTAAAGAAATTAGTAATGTCTCCATTCATCAATCCGTGAACTTTTTCTGCAAAATTAACAATTATTATCAAAAAAGAGGCGTATACCTAAGTAATGAGGTTACGCCCTTTTTCATAGTAAATAACAACAATTTGTACTCAACCTTCTATACATGTGGCTGTTTTCGCACTGAATGTATCTAACATATAAGCACATAGCATTTAGCTACTACTTAAACCCTACTAAAGGATTGTTTCAGTTATCTACATCATCTACTTATGACCCAGAGCTAAGAAATCGACTTACGATTAGAATGTGTTACTATTATAATGTTGAATTTGTTAATGCCTCTGAGCTTTCACCATGACAAGAATTATACATTTCTTGTAAATCCTCTTCCCCGAGATCAGGATGTACTTCCTCCATGTATTCTTTCATTTCAGTCCATTCAAAGTTATTTTCGTTCCAACCCATGTTATTCATCTTATCGTCATTAATCATGAAATTACTTGATTGACCTCCATTTGCTAAAGCAGTAGTACCAGCTCCAATTGCTAAGCTTGCAGTTAGTATGCCGACCATTATTTTGTTTTTCATACTTTTTCCCTCCTTCATTTATTTACTGTTATTATCTTAAAAATAAATTGAGAAACTTTGCAGATTCTTAAAACATTTTGTTAACATCCAACTAAATACACGAAGATATTGCATATATACTGAATGTAGCTAATTCCCAATTGACAAACAGAATACGTGGCTGACACTTAGTTCTAATTGCTAACTTTCTTGCCTTGTTCGTATAGCAATAAGTGTTATGTCCCTCGTAATAGACTACATATAGCTCATTCTTACTCACCATTTTTAAAGCATCGAGAAACGAATTATGACATTTTAGTGATAACCATTTTGCTTTTTATCTAATTAACAGTAAATACTGTATAATACCATGTAGAAACTAATAAGGAGTGGATATTAATGAAATTGAAAAGTGTATTTGTAGTCCTCTCAACTGCGTTTTTGTTAGTAGGCTGCAGTGAAGAAAATACACAGACACAATCTCAACAAGAAATGGATCCACAGTCTATTAAAGATTTAGTAAATGACTACAGTATTGGTAACATTGACGCAGAGAATGCATCTATTACATCTGAGCAACTCATTGTAGAGGAAACTAGCGGAGAGAAACGTGAGTATGATTTACCAGATGATGAATTCTTTGTTTCAATTGCACCATATGTAAAGAATACACATCCATGTACAAACCATAGCTTGACAGGCTGCCAAGGTGAACTAGCAAATGAGCAATTTGATGTTGTAATCGTAGATGCATCAGGAAATATTATTATTGAGGAAACAATGGTTTCTGGAGAAAATGGCTTTATTGATATGTGGTTACCGCGTGACAAAGAATACGAAGTTAGAATAACTCATGACGGAAAAATGGCAGAAAACAATTTTTCTACTTATAAAACAGATCAAACTTGTATGACCACAATGCAATTAATGTAAAGAGGAGCGTCTATTAACGCCCCTCTTTTCGTAAACTTTGTTGCTATAGTTCCTAAAATAGAAGAATACTCAACAGTCATATGATATATAAATAAATGGCGAGTGAACCCCTATTTCAATTTTATACCGCTTCATTATCCCATTTCTTATCATCTTGGACGAATAGTATGCCTAGTTCATGATGCTCGCCATCGTATAACGCTCTTTGTGTAAAGCGTACCTGACCATTCACATCAATGACTTCAAGCTTACAGAAAGCACTATTTTTTTGTATAGCTTCGTAAAATTCTTCTACTGATCGAACAGTTACACCATTCACTTTCGTAATCATTTCTCCAACTTGAATTGCCATTTTTTCTGCTGGAGACTGGGAGATAATAGCTAACACAACAAGACCGTGATCACGCTGCGAAAAATAAAAAGGATAGGAGTCATCTTTCAACCGTTGTTGAATGGCAATCATTTCTCTTCCTAATATCGCAATGAATACAGCAATCGTTGCAAATACAGGTAACCAAATACTACTAATAGCAGCAATAGCTACAATCAAACTGAGCAATAAAACGCGTTTTCCTGTTTGTTGGATCATTTCAGATGGATGCATACCTTGAATATGCATTGAAAAACCGATGACAAAAGGAACGAAACATAACGCATACTCAGTTTGTCCTATGGAAAAGACAGGCCACCAAGGTATTTGAGTAGTAATAACTTCACCCGGCAATAGAAATAGTACAGGCAACATCCAAATTCGTTGTGCTTTATGTGCCCCTACTTGTAGTCCACGCTTACTTTTTTTCAAATAAGGCGACGTCCCTACCCCACCTTTTTTCCATATTAAAAAACCTTCCATTATCATAAATAATGCGAGTAGAATGGCCAATCCTGACAAGCTTGTCCACAACTGGTCTGACGAAAATGACAACATAGCAAAATTATTCAAGTCTAATTTCGGTAATAATATTAAAGAAAAGAATGTTAAACCTAACACATTTGCTGGTGTTAACAATCTAGGTGTGATCATAAAGCTTAATATCAAAGTAATAATTGCAACAATAACAATAGTCTCTAGTGTTAGAACAATTCCTACCCCGATTGTGACGATTGAAAGAATTGCTCCGGCAAATAGACCGACTGAAAATAAGGATCGAAGCTCAAGAAAAGAATCATAAATACGAACATGGAAATCACGACGTTCTTTCTTCACACGGATAAAGCCGATTAGTAATGTATATGCAATAAAATAATATGTTAATGGATGAAGGAAAAAACGACCAATCGCTTTAAGGAACTCTAATACCCATTCTTCTACCACTAAGCCACCCCCTCAATTATCTATGAAATACGTACAATTAGTTATCTATTATTTTATCAAATTGTTGGAAAAAAGGATACGTTCAATATCAACCTCTGCATGGCCTTTCATGATATGATGTGTTTACACAATTTACACCTATGACTATTACATCAAATACGAATTTATTTAGTATTTCACATGATTGTGTGTGTGATCTAGCAAATGAGTTAGATCGTTATACCTCTTTGTTTACTAAAGTAAATTAGTTACATAAAGTTTTATAAGCGTTTTATAAAGGATGTTTTCGCATTAAGAAATAAACAACTAGAGTTCATGGCATCTTTTCTTCTGTACATCGATAGCTAACAATATAAAACCACATTTTTGAAACTAATTTGATAACAGTAGTAACAAAGTTTGCGACAAGAGCACTAGTTGTATATCTAAGTATTAAAAATAACTATAAAGTATTTAGGGGTGTTTATTTGCAGCAATTTAATACAGCTTCAGAATCAACAAGATTAGTCATAAGACCATTAGCACAAGAAGATTACGAAAACTGGCTTAACGAATTTAACAATAGACTCCAATCTCAACATAGGCATGACGAAGGAAAAATTGATATGAGTATGTGTACACGAGAGTGGTTTAACAACTTAGTAGAAAAGCATCAAGAATTAGCATTGAATGATCAAGTGTACATATTTGGCATTTTCCTGAAAGAAGCAGGTACACATGTAGGAATGATTGATTTTTCCACTTTAGCAAGAGATCATTTTCAATGGGGAAGGATTGGTTATACGGTTCATAATCATCATTGGCGGAAA
This genomic interval from Bacillus sp. SM2101 contains the following:
- a CDS encoding ABC transporter ATP-binding protein gives rise to the protein MNNDTCISVSHVTKRFGKKAALQDVTFDISFGEFFGLLGPSGAGKTTLVKMIGGIDEVTEGSISVLDTKMPNLKMMNKIGFMAQSDALYNELTAFENIDFFATIYGLKGQVKQQRIDKVLELVNLLPEKKKPVHQFSGGMKRRLSLAIAIVHEPEVLLLDEPTVGIDPILRQSIWDELRRLKDNGKTIIVTTHVMDEAEKCSRLGMIREGCLIGLGTPEELKAQTRANTLEEAFLTFGGVRG
- a CDS encoding MmcQ/YjbR family DNA-binding protein; the protein is MDFKELQESCLTKRGAYEDFPFGDDAHVMKVGTKMFAILSQGETHPAISLKCEPDVNEMLREQYPAIKPGYHLNKRHWNTITVDGTVPNKQILQMIDRSYELVFNSLRKAEKAEINEKN
- a CDS encoding MerR family transcriptional regulator; translated protein: MTYYSTGDASKKLHLSVRTLRYYDQIGLVEPTIKEDNGRRLYSEGDMLKLEKITILKALTLSLDDIKKVLDQITVQDILVVHKKSLENQILELQGSLNHTTTILTSIRVEQQLNWEVLLPLIDEYQHRKSAEQKEMIWKEFFNEKEVDALSNNLPKMGEDDEQTKKWINIIRRVELCLKNSIKPESAEGQLIAEDILLLSKETFHGDEELELKFWEVRKSKEKSKKLGLYPMNDEVVKFIEQAIDYILEENYI
- a CDS encoding CPBP family intramembrane glutamic endopeptidase, with amino-acid sequence MESIQITRFDFKDEVWTWKEFIGALIVAFVVVPILIEYLLHAYINNILANDLYAGTFTGLIMAICFLYSIYMISLKPHHLTWKDIGLRSFPIQYLTWIILWIILLIIVGVILLFAMSWFGVSYENSKTASIQSQVTPVNFIIGFVSASVISPFYEEIFYRGFIYKWLRAKWGIYTGMSVSSLIFMLVHIPTYNVLPITFVSGLVFSWTYERTGSVIPAMIIHGCFNGIAVVVTALA
- a CDS encoding polysaccharide deacetylase family protein, which codes for MKRYKMIFKSLSVMAGLFLLFAFVIGIVQSAMSINYTPTKASQQTSILELEPNSAFTPVYDNRKEEFTIVGYLQNGHTFEILRDYSNEWWQISFGNGNGYVKKTDVIVNEEPYRLKSTKNTNDMFITIKETNIFEQPSDSLHPIATIAQNLRYPIMSESNDYYEVKVAGKVGYVKKSDVELDDGIPILMYHHFSYDEDNLYPGNLNIIPPHEFSQQMTILAEEEVETITLTDLEGYLNGTTNLPGKVVALTFDDGLQSVNEYAYPVLKTNKQLGNLFIITGRTPNEGAPYNPKATKFQYLSTQIIDNMRDVFSVSAHTHNMHRLKGQTSHLVAKPLEEVQEDLRLNKSILETDYFAYPFGKYNKDIVKVVKEEGFKMAFTTKRGYVKKGDDPHLLNRLNVPPGMTINEYKKLVGID
- a CDS encoding CueP family metal-binding protein, with translation MKLKSVFVVLSTAFLLVGCSEENTQTQSQQEMDPQSIKDLVNDYSIGNIDAENASITSEQLIVEETSGEKREYDLPDDEFFVSIAPYVKNTHPCTNHSLTGCQGELANEQFDVVIVDASGNIIIEETMVSGENGFIDMWLPRDKEYEVRITHDGKMAENNFSTYKTDQTCMTTMQLM
- a CDS encoding PDZ domain-containing protein, giving the protein MVEEWVLEFLKAIGRFFLHPLTYYFIAYTLLIGFIRVKKERRDFHVRIYDSFLELRSLFSVGLFAGAILSIVTIGVGIVLTLETIVIVAIITLILSFMITPRLLTPANVLGLTFFSLILLPKLDLNNFAMLSFSSDQLWTSLSGLAILLALFMIMEGFLIWKKGGVGTSPYLKKSKRGLQVGAHKAQRIWMLPVLFLLPGEVITTQIPWWPVFSIGQTEYALCFVPFVIGFSMHIQGMHPSEMIQQTGKRVLLLSLIVAIAAISSIWLPVFATIAVFIAILGREMIAIQQRLKDDSYPFYFSQRDHGLVVLAIISQSPAEKMAIQVGEMITKVNGVTVRSVEEFYEAIQKNSAFCKLEVIDVNGQVRFTQRALYDGEHHELGILFVQDDKKWDNEAV
- a CDS encoding GNAT family N-acetyltransferase translates to MQQFNTASESTRLVIRPLAQEDYENWLNEFNNRLQSQHRHDEGKIDMSMCTREWFNNLVEKHQELALNDQVYIFGIFLKEAGTHVGMIDFSTLARDHFQWGRIGYTVHNHHWRKGYGKEAVNEGLNIAFRELKFHRIEAHINIDNAPSIQLAKSVGMEFECIRKGFIYEFDEWTDNLVYYKNSHEETGI